A genomic region of Methanofollis fontis contains the following coding sequences:
- the yaaA gene encoding peroxide stress protein YaaA, with the protein MSGGTICFIPCCKSKNPVKSSAQSSTLWYENASFGQMLLKGRDSMKARIDMDAPQTEALSLYSGHFYRVLDKQRITDKIQNDSLRVFILSAGYGIVEAQEFIQDYDAKMEGSIARTWKNEGLTKIIAETLLKYQPDKVFGFFAGEKNWAGSISKYRYFYSEGVKQALSQGLKATEAGCFYRAEGQSAGPILSALGLCFMEAVSSDFSDAVINSVNEGGFRPDRYPSVLLKYDRFV; encoded by the coding sequence AAATCTTCGGCGCAGTCCTCAACCCTCTGGTATGAGAACGCATCTTTTGGTCAGATGCTTCTGAAAGGGAGGGATTCGATGAAAGCACGAATAGATATGGACGCCCCTCAGACAGAGGCGTTATCCCTGTATTCCGGGCACTTTTATCGCGTTCTGGACAAACAACGCATAACCGATAAAATTCAGAACGATAGCCTTCGTGTTTTCATTCTTTCCGCAGGTTATGGGATTGTGGAGGCACAGGAGTTCATTCAGGATTATGATGCGAAGATGGAAGGGTCGATTGCTCGCACATGGAAGAACGAAGGGCTTACAAAAATTATTGCTGAAACCCTCCTGAAATACCAGCCCGATAAGGTGTTTGGTTTTTTTGCAGGTGAGAAGAACTGGGCAGGGTCCATATCGAAATACCGATATTTTTATTCAGAAGGGGTGAAACAGGCACTATCTCAGGGATTGAAGGCTACTGAGGCGGGCTGTTTCTACCGGGCAGAAGGACAGAGTGCCGGACCAATACTCTCTGCACTCGGGTTGTGTTTTATGGAGGCAGTCTCCTCAGATTTCTCGGATGCTGTTATCAACAGCGTAAATGAGGGCGGCTTCAGACCTGATCGCTACCCATCGGTTCTGCTGAAATACGACCGGTTTGTATAA